A single region of the Sulfitobacter geojensis genome encodes:
- a CDS encoding DEAD/DEAH box helicase produces the protein MTKFSDLKLSPKVLKAIEEAGYESPTPIQAGAIPPALEGRDVLGIAQTGTGKTASFTLPMITMLARGRARARMPRSLVLCPTRELAAQVAENFDTYAKNVKLTKALLIGGVSFKEQDMAIDKGVDVLIATPGRLLDHFERGKLILNDVKIMVVDEADRMLDMGFIPDIERIFGLTPFTRQTLFFSATMAPEIERITNTFLSNPERIEVARQATTNKNITQGVLEFKASRKDREGSEKRKVLRALIDAEGDKCTNAIIFCNRKMDVDVVAKSLKKYGYDAAPIHGDLDQSQRTKTLDGFREGALRFLVASDVAARGLDVPSVSHVYNFDVPSHAEDYVHRIGRTGRAGRDGTAIMICVPRDEKNLADVERLVQHEIPRLENPLGGAKAPAKEAETTTEDAPKSEKPKRTRSRSRKSDAPKAENAPQQDATAPQADKAETQAQPAPAEAKQEPKAAEQRSNNSRGGSQDGRKDNNRNNNSRSRNDNRGGRNNNNNNDRGGNRVVGLGDHTPEFIELSFADRPDS, from the coding sequence ATGACAAAATTTTCTGATCTAAAGCTCAGCCCCAAAGTGCTTAAAGCCATTGAAGAGGCCGGCTACGAAAGCCCCACCCCAATTCAGGCGGGTGCTATCCCCCCTGCCCTTGAAGGACGCGATGTTCTTGGGATCGCCCAGACCGGCACCGGCAAGACCGCCAGTTTCACCCTGCCAATGATCACCATGCTGGCCCGTGGCCGCGCCCGCGCACGCATGCCGCGTTCATTGGTACTGTGCCCGACGCGTGAACTGGCCGCACAGGTTGCCGAAAACTTTGATACCTATGCCAAGAACGTCAAACTGACCAAGGCCCTGCTGATCGGTGGTGTGTCGTTCAAGGAACAGGACATGGCGATCGACAAAGGTGTCGACGTTCTGATCGCCACGCCGGGTCGTTTGCTGGATCATTTCGAACGCGGCAAGCTGATCCTGAATGACGTGAAAATCATGGTGGTGGACGAAGCGGACCGGATGCTCGACATGGGGTTCATCCCCGACATCGAACGCATCTTCGGGCTGACGCCGTTCACGCGCCAGACGTTGTTCTTTTCAGCCACCATGGCCCCCGAGATCGAGCGGATCACGAATACATTCCTCAGCAACCCTGAACGCATCGAAGTGGCGCGTCAGGCGACGACAAACAAGAACATCACCCAAGGCGTGCTTGAGTTCAAAGCATCACGCAAGGACCGTGAAGGGTCCGAAAAGCGCAAGGTGCTGCGCGCATTGATCGACGCCGAAGGCGACAAATGCACAAACGCCATTATCTTTTGCAACCGCAAGATGGATGTAGATGTCGTTGCCAAGTCATTGAAAAAATATGGCTATGACGCGGCCCCTATCCACGGGGATCTGGATCAAAGCCAGCGTACCAAAACCCTCGACGGTTTCCGCGAAGGCGCGCTGCGCTTTCTTGTGGCCTCCGATGTGGCGGCGCGCGGGCTGGATGTGCCATCGGTCAGCCACGTCTATAACTTTGACGTGCCCAGCCATGCAGAAGACTATGTGCACCGTATCGGGCGCACCGGTCGCGCGGGCCGTGATGGCACAGCGATCATGATCTGTGTGCCGCGCGATGAAAAGAACCTTGCCGATGTAGAACGTCTGGTTCAGCACGAAATTCCGCGTCTGGAAAACCCGCTTGGCGGCGCGAAGGCCCCTGCAAAGGAAGCCGAAACAACCACAGAAGACGCGCCAAAGTCCGAAAAGCCAAAGCGCACACGCTCGCGCAGCCGTAAGTCTGACGCGCCCAAGGCCGAAAATGCGCCGCAACAGGACGCAACAGCACCGCAGGCAGATAAGGCCGAAACACAGGCGCAGCCTGCCCCAGCAGAGGCCAAGCAAGAGCCTAAAGCAGCTGAGCAGCGCAGCAATAACAGCCGCGGCGGTTCTCAGGACGGCAGAAAAGACAACAACCGCAACAACAACAGTCGCAGCCGCAATGACAATCGCGGCGGGCGCAACAACAATAATAATAACGACCGTGGCGGCAACAGGGTTGTCGGTCTTGGCGATCACACGCCGGAGTTCATCGAATTGAGCTTTGCCGACCGCCCCGACAGCTAA